A single genomic interval of Helianthus annuus cultivar XRQ/B chromosome 6, HanXRQr2.0-SUNRISE, whole genome shotgun sequence harbors:
- the LOC110942539 gene encoding uncharacterized mitochondrial protein AtMg00810-like codes for MEMLTRKFICRFQRVFRRKMKHVCAVSANLFMALNRPLEIDDVIIVGNNFEHIQRTKTQLDEEFSIKDLGPLKYFLGIEVVETSDGLILSQRKYTLDILKDSGMLGCRPSAFPFDQGTKLDKGEEEARIDATQYRRLVGRLLYLQATRPDITYSVNVLSQFVAEPRRNHMEAANRVLRYLKGTSGQGILLPREGPLTLTAYCDSDWLGCPYTRRSRTGYLLLLGGGAISWKTKKQSVVSRSLAEAEYRAMASMVSEILWVRWLLKDFQVNITAATPLFCDNQGARHIANNPVFHERTKHVEMDCYFVRERVDSQEIVPMQIDSKLQIADLLTKGLGTQQLNSLLDKMGIKDLHAPS; via the exons ATGGAGATGTTGACGAGGAAGTTTATATGTAGATTCCAAAGGGTTTTTCGAAGGAAAATGAAACACGTGTGTGCCGTCTCCGCAAATCTCTTTATGGCCTTAAACAGGCCTCTAGAAATTG ACGATGTAATTATCGTTGGAAATAATTTTGAACATATTCAAAGAACAAAGACGCAACTGGACGAAGAATTTAGCATCAAGGATCTTGGCCCCTTGAAGTATTTCCTTGGAATTGAGGTCGTAGAAACCTCGGATGGCTTGATCTTGAGTCAACGAAAGTACACGTTAGACATTCTAAAGGATAGTGGAATGTTGGGATGTCGCCCTAGCGCTTTTCCTTTTGATCAAGGCACTAAGCTCGACAAAGGTGAAGAAGAGGCTCGTATAGATGCCACTCAATATCGGCGGCTAGTAGGGAGGCTGTTGTACTTACAAGCCACTAGACCCGATATCACATACTCAGTTAATGTTCTAAGCCAGTTTGTTGCGGAACCAAGACGCAATCACATGGAAGCTGCCAATCGAGTTCTCCGGTATTTGAAAGGCACATCGGGTCAAGGAATCCTTCTCCCTCGTGAAGGACCTTTAACTTTGACTGCTTATTGTGACTCAGATTGGCTTGGGTGCCCGTACACAAGACGTTCAAGAACCGGGTATTTGCTTCTCTTGGGTGGTGGTGCTATTTCTTGGAAAACAAAGAAACAATCGGTTGTCTCCCGCTCCTTAGCTGAGGCGGAATACAGAGCCATGGCTTCCATGGTTAGTGAGATCCTTTGGGTGAGATGGCTTCTCAAAGATTTCCAAGTCAATATTACGGCTGCTACACCTTTGTTTTGTGACAACCAAGGTGCTCGTCACATTGCAAACAATCCTGTTTTTCATGAGCGTACAAAGCATGTTGAAATGGACTGTTACTTTGTTCGTGAACGTGTGGATTCGCAGGAAATTGTTCCTATGCAAATTGATAGTAAACTACAGATCGCAGATTTACTCACTAAGGGGCTCGGTACTCAACAACTTAATTCACTTCTTGACAAGATGGGCATTAAGGATCTACATGCTCCATCTTGA